One stretch of Miscanthus floridulus cultivar M001 chromosome 18, ASM1932011v1, whole genome shotgun sequence DNA includes these proteins:
- the LOC136522042 gene encoding uncharacterized protein — translation MFGRGSPRINLMKAVAVQRKPSPKISSTQKREPSPKVDHSRACWNVGLEKALIDLLHEHNNECYRGHNGWSTEAWNKIVKLFHEKFPYVNFTKVQIQDKDRELKREYKVLKEARKQSGAHWNEKLCRIEGDEAVWNNIITSHPKAKRFRNKSFPLFESLGELYDGQTAEGTLNFTSIAPSQVPVTQPYQGGITQPSSQIPVTQPSQGGITHTQPSSKVPVTQPYEGTITHPFFQVPVTHPYQDATTQPSQSDMTQANYIGEETEKGPFDPSGHAMDDDDEVRIVDQPTTTTTIITKSLSLKQVGVG, via the exons ATGTTTGGAAGGGGGTCTCCGAGGATCAATTTGATGAAAGCTGTAGCAGTCCAAAGAAAGCCTTCTCCAAAGATTTCAAGCACACAAAAGAGAGAACCATCACCTAAAG TTGATCATTCTAGAGCGTGTTGGAATGTGGGACTTGAAAAGGCTTTGATTGACCTTCTTCATGAGCACAACAATGAATGTTATAGGGGACATAATGGATGGTCAACAGAAGCATGGAACAAAATTGTCAAGTTATTCCATGAGAAGTTCCCGTATGTCAATTTTACAAAGGTTCAAATCCAAGACAAAGACAGAGAGTTAAAGAGGGAATACAAAGTTCTAAAAGAAGCAAGAAAacaaagtggtgcacattggaATGAAAAGCTGTGCAGGATTGAGGGAGATGAAGCTGTTTGGAACAACATTATTACT TCTCATCCTAAGGCCAAGAGATTTCGGAATAAATCTTTCCCATTGTTTGAGTCTTTAGGAGAGCTATATGATG GACAAACTGCTGAGGGAACCTTAAACTTTACCTCCATAGCCCCTTCCCAAGTTCCTGTCACACAGCCTTATCAAGGGGGTATCACACAACCTTCTTCCCAAATTCCTGTCACACAGCCTTCTCAAGGTGGTATCACACACACACAACCTTCTTCCAAAGTTCCTGTCACACAGCCTTATGAAGGTACAATCACACATCCTTTTTTCCAAGTTCCTGTCACACATCCTTATCAAGATGCTACCACACAACCTTCTCAATCTGACATGACACAAGCCAATTATATTGGGGAAGAAACTGAAAAGGGCCCTTTTGACCCTTCTGGACATgctatggatgatgatgatgaggtcagAATTGTGGACCAACCAACCACTACAACAACAATAATAACAAAGTCTTTAAGtctcaaacaagttggggtaggctag
- the LOC136522343 gene encoding anthocyanidin 3-O-glucosyltransferase-like, whose product MAPVASSPPPHVAVVAFPFSSHAAVLLSFARAVATAAAPFGATLSFLSTASSLAQLRKASGSGGSAWHGLPGNLRFVEVPDGAPAAAEGTVPVPRQMQLFMAAAEAGGVKAGLEAARDAAGGARVSCVVGDAFVWPAADAAAAAGAPWVPVWTAASCALLAHLRTDALREDVGDQAANRADELLISHPGLARYRVRDLPDGVVSGDFNYVVSLLLHRMGQRLPRAAAAVALNTFPGLDPPDVTAALAEILPNCLPFGPYHLLVPKDDADTAAPADPHGCLAWLDRHPARGVAYVSFGTVASPRPDELRELAAGLEASGTPFLWSLREDSWPLLPPGFLDRTAGAGSGLVVPWAPQVPVLRHPSVGAFVTHAGWASVLEGVSSGVPMACRPFFGDQRMNARSVAHLWGFGAAFEAGMTRAGVAAAVEELLRGEEGARMSSRAQELQAAVAEAFGSGGACRKNFDKFVQMVCRP is encoded by the exons ATGGCGCCCGTCGCGTCCTCCCCGCCGCCGCACGTGGCCGTGGTCGCCTTCCCCTTCAGCTCCCACGCGGCGGTGCTGCTCTCCTTCGCGCGCGCcgtggccaccgccgccgcgccgttCGGGGCCACGCTCTCGTTCCTCTCCACCGCGTCCTCCCTCGCGCAGCTGCGCAAggccagcggcagcggcggctccGCCTGGCACGGGCTCCCGGGGAACCTGCGCTTCGTCGAGGTCCCGGACGGCGCGCCCGCGGCGGCCGAGGGAACCGTGCCGGTGCCGCGGCAGATGCAGCTGTTCATGGCGGCCGCGGAGGCCGGCGGGGTGAAGGCCGGGCTGGAGGCGGCCCGCGACGCGGCGGGCGGCGCCAGGGTGAGCTGCGTGGTGGGCGACGCGTTCGTGTGGCCGGCGGCGGACGCGGCCGCCGCGGCTGGGGCCCCGTGGGTGCCCGTGTGGACGGCCGCGTCGTGCGCGCTCCTGGCGCACCTCCGCACCGACGCGCTCCGGGAGGACGTCGGCGATCAGG CCGCGAACAGGGCGGACGAGCTGCTGATCTCCCACCCGGGCCTCGCCAGGTACCGCGTCCGTGACCTCCCCGACGGCGTGGTCTCCGGGGACTTCAACTACGTCGtcagcctcctcctccaccgcatgGGGCAGCGCCttccgcgcgccgccgccgccgtcgcgctcAACACCTTCCCGGGCCTGGACCCCCCCGACGTCACCGCGGCGCTCGCGGAGATCCTGCCGAACTGCCTCCCGTTCGGGCCCTACCACCTGCTCGTCCCCAAGGACGACGCTGACACCGCCGCACCGGCCGACCCGCACGGCTGCCTCGCCTGGCTGGACCGCCACCCCGCGCGCGGCGTCGCGTACGTGAGCTTCGGCACGGTGGCGTCCCCGCGGCCCGACGAGCTCCGCGAGCTGGCGGCCGGGCTGGAGGCCTCGGGCACGCCGTTCCTGTGGTCGCTGCGCGAGGACTCGTGGCCGCTCCTCCCGCCGGGCTTCCTGGACCGCACCGCAGGCGCCGGGTCCGGGCTCGTGGTGCCCTGGGCGCCGCAGGTGCCCGTGCTGCGCCACCCTTCCGTGGGCGCGTTCGTGACGCACGCCGGGTGGGCGTCGGTGCTGGAGGGCGTGTCCAGCGGCGTGCCCATGGCGTGCCGCCCCTTCTTCGGGGACCAGCGGATGAACGCGCGGTCCGTGGCGCACTTGTGGGGGTTCGGCGCCGCGTTCGAGGCGGGCATGACGCGCGCCGGGGTGGCCGCGGCCGTGGAGGAGCTGCTgcgcggggaggaaggcgcgCGGATGAGTTCCAGGGCGCAGGAGCTGCAGGCCGCGGTGGCCGAGGCGTTCGGGTCCGGCGGCGCGTGCAGGAAGAACTTCGACAAGTTCGTCCAGATGGTTTGTCGTCCGTGA